A region of the Candidatus Dojkabacteria bacterium genome:
TCCAGGGCTGCGCGAAGCAGTATATCTGGCAGCCCCAAATCCCAAAGAAATGCGCTTAGAGTTATTCCGATTTCGGGTCTCGATGAGGTTGGTCGCAATTGTACGGTAATTCAATATGGCGACGACATTGCAATAATTGATCTGGGAATGGGCTTTGGTGACGACAAATCATATGGCGTTGATGCAAAACTTCCAAACGTTGAGTATCTTGTTGAAAATAGGCGTAAGATAAGAGGAATTCTTGTTACCCATGGGCATATGGATCACATTGGGGCGCTTCCTTATTACATTGCATCACTTGGATATCCTACAATTTACGCACCACCTTTTACAATAGAAATGATTAAGAGCACAATTTTTGATGATAGGGTCGAGGGAGTTGAAAAAGGCAAGGTTAAATTAGTGACTGTATCGCCAAGGCAAATTGTTACGCTTGGTCAGATTAAGGCACAGTTTGTAAGAGTTACGCATTCTATTCCCGATTCAAGTACAATTGTAATGCATACTCCGGCGGGTGCCGTATTTTTCTCGGGTGATTACAAGTTCGATGATACACCATTAAATGAGCCAACGACAGACTATTCCTTAATAAAAGCAGTTGGAGACAAGCACCCGATTTTAGCACTTCTCGATAGTACAAACTCCTATATTGAAGGAAGAAGTAAATCCGAAAAAGATATTTATAAAATTTTGGAAAGTTCTGTGAAAGAAGCTAAAGGGCGGGTTATAGTTGCAACCTTCTCGTCAATGATAAACAGGGTGTATTCGCTTATAGATATTGCACATAAACTCAAGAAGAAGGTAATTCTTTTGGGTGGTAGTATTCGTAAAACCTATGATATTGCAGTAAAAACCGGATATATTCAGGCACACAAAGACGTGGTTATCGATCCTAGGCAGGAGAGGAAATACAAGGATTCTGAACTTTTGTTCCTTGTTACCGGAACGCAAGGTGAAGAGATGTCAGTTTTGAGTAGGCTTTCGCGAAGTGATTCCAAGTGGATAAAGATAAAGCCAGGTGATACTGTAATTATGTCTTCATCGGTGATTCCGGGAAATGCCATTGCTATACAACATGTAATCGATGGGCTTATTAAGCTTGGAGCGGATGTTGCGCATCAGGCAATTCTGGACGTACACGTTAGTGGGCATGCATACCAAGATGATATGAAAAGAATGACCGAG
Encoded here:
- a CDS encoding ribonuclease J — encoded protein: MEKENLDKIIKQVADINVPVQPERRNPKDPGYKKGNLYDGPVYHGRKKFSVNKDIYKGRSRAARSSISGSPKSQRNALRVIPISGLDEVGRNCTVIQYGDDIAIIDLGMGFGDDKSYGVDAKLPNVEYLVENRRKIRGILVTHGHMDHIGALPYYIASLGYPTIYAPPFTIEMIKSTIFDDRVEGVEKGKVKLVTVSPRQIVTLGQIKAQFVRVTHSIPDSSTIVMHTPAGAVFFSGDYKFDDTPLNEPTTDYSLIKAVGDKHPILALLDSTNSYIEGRSKSEKDIYKILESSVKEAKGRVIVATFSSMINRVYSLIDIAHKLKKKVILLGGSIRKTYDIAVKTGYIQAHKDVVIDPRQERKYKDSELLFLVTGTQGEEMSVLSRLSRSDSKWIKIKPGDTVIMSSSVIPGNAIAIQHVIDGLIKLGADVAHQAILDVHVSGHAYQDDMKRMTELVRARNVLPVHGHLSFRVQHGKLLKKWGYKDENILIADDGTVWEYTGRNWVAVEQLKVSPVLVDGSMVMKKNDQVMHERVNMSESGVVLVKVSSSREIKFASKGIAPESYMNNVFKELESLVREELNSKNSAKEAAIVAVVKKHIEFKLGKIPEVFVAVSDQ